The Paenibacillus polymyxa M1 DNA segment GTTTGAACGAGGTACTGAACGGTGTGAAGGAGACAGATGTCAACATTGCACTTGAAACGATGGCTGGCAAAGGCACAGAAATGGGTCGTAGCTTTGAGGAAATTGCCTCCATTATAGATAAAGTAGAGCGCAACGAGCGTCTGACGGTTTGTATGGACACCTGTCACATTCATGATGCGGGTTATGACATTGTCAATGATTTGGACGGTGTACTGGAGCAGTTTGACCGTATTGTCGGCTTGAATCGCATCCAAGTTGTTCACATAAATGACAGCAAAAACCCGGTTGGCGCTCATAAAGACCGCCATACTCCGATTGGATCAGGCTGGATTGGTTATCAGACTATTCATAATGTGGTACATCATGAAGCACTTCAAGGACGTCCGTTTATTTTGGAGACACCGTGGATTGGAAAAGAAGCCAAAACTCAACGACCAATGTATGAAGTTGAGATTGCTTTGCTTCGTGGTAATGTAAAGGAACGCTTTGGAGATGAGTTTTTGGGTCAGGTGGAGCAGCTGCATTCGTTTTTCAAAAAACAGGATGTGGATGTCCGTAAATTTGTACTGGACACCTGGACTCTGCTGAAAAATGATGCCAAAGCAAGAAAAGCAGACCCACGTGAGCCGCTGGAGCGTCTGTATGACATGATAACGGAAGCAGGACTGTTTCCAGAGATGAGCGAAGAACACATTAATCAACGGTTGATTGCCTGTTTTGCCGGTAGTCATCTGCCAGTGACGGTATAAGATAAGGGGGACTAATAGCCACATGGAACTTCACGTAAAACATCAGCCAAACAGCACTGTATCTACACATGAAAACCGTGCGCGCATGCTTGTATCTTGTCCAGATGGGCCAGGTATTGTAGCGACTGTGTCCCGCTTTTTGTACGAGCATGGGGCCAATATCGTTCAATCTGACCAATATACAATGGACCCGTCCGGCGGTATGTTTTTTATGCGGATTGAATTCGATCTGCCAAATTTGAGTGCAGCTCAGTCGCAATTGGAGCAGGACTTTGTCGCTGTTGCTGAGCAATTCCGTATGGAGTGGACGATTTCTGCGGTCAGCCGCAAGAAAAAACTAGCTATTTTCGTTTCCAAAGAAGATCACTGTCTGGTAGAACTGCTGTGGCAATGGCAGGCAGGCGATCTGGATGCGGATATTGCATTGGTGGTTAGTAATCATCCGGATATGAAGGAGTATGTGGAATCCTTTGGCATTCCATATCACCATATCCCGGTGACAGCCGATACGAAGCCAGAGGCAGAGCGCCGTCAGCTAGAGGTCATTGGCGAAGAGATTGATGTGATCATTTTGGCTAGGTATATGCAGATTATTTCGCCTAAGTTTATTGAGCATTATCGCAACCGGATTATCAATATCCATCATTCCTTTCTACCTGCATTCGTGGGTGGCAAGCCGTATGCCCAAGCTTATAATCGTGGTGTGAAAATTATTGGTGCTACTGCGCATTATGTAACCGAGGAATTGGACGGTGGTCCGATCATTGAGCAGGACGTACAGCGGGTAAGCCACGGAGATGATGTAAATGAGCTAAAACGGATCGGTCGTACTATTGAACGGGTCGTGTTGGCAAGAGCCGTGAAGTGGCATACTGAGGATCGTATACTGGTTCATGAGAACAAAACGGTCGTTTTTAATTGAACTTAAAAATTTCAAATTGATGAACTTGCGAGTATACCTTTTGGATTAAACAAAGCCCAGTGCATAATGGGCTTTGTTTTTT contains these protein-coding regions:
- the purU gene encoding formyltetrahydrofolate deformylase — encoded protein: MELHVKHQPNSTVSTHENRARMLVSCPDGPGIVATVSRFLYEHGANIVQSDQYTMDPSGGMFFMRIEFDLPNLSAAQSQLEQDFVAVAEQFRMEWTISAVSRKKKLAIFVSKEDHCLVELLWQWQAGDLDADIALVVSNHPDMKEYVESFGIPYHHIPVTADTKPEAERRQLEVIGEEIDVIILARYMQIISPKFIEHYRNRIINIHHSFLPAFVGGKPYAQAYNRGVKIIGATAHYVTEELDGGPIIEQDVQRVSHGDDVNELKRIGRTIERVVLARAVKWHTEDRILVHENKTVVFN
- a CDS encoding deoxyribonuclease IV, translating into MLKIGSHVSFSDKGLLSATKEASSYGSSSFMIYTGAPQNTRRKPMESMYLEEGKQLMAEKGMEDIVVHAPYIINLGSYKENTYELAVSFLQEEIRRTHAIGVKNIVLHPGAFTDKDAEYGIRRIADGLNEVLNGVKETDVNIALETMAGKGTEMGRSFEEIASIIDKVERNERLTVCMDTCHIHDAGYDIVNDLDGVLEQFDRIVGLNRIQVVHINDSKNPVGAHKDRHTPIGSGWIGYQTIHNVVHHEALQGRPFILETPWIGKEAKTQRPMYEVEIALLRGNVKERFGDEFLGQVEQLHSFFKKQDVDVRKFVLDTWTLLKNDAKARKADPREPLERLYDMITEAGLFPEMSEEHINQRLIACFAGSHLPVTV